In one window of Aceticella autotrophica DNA:
- a CDS encoding Stp1/IreP family PP2C-type Ser/Thr phosphatase: MLAAALTDTGNIRKNNEDSYYISDNNDLRLAIVADGMGGHNGGEIASKYAIDSVLEYFKKNYINLNKNVDSIKEFIENSIRYANEMVFNKAFSNNDLIGMGTTLTLLLLEQGFYFIGHIGDSRAYLIRDNRIVQITEDHSYVEELVKIGKITHEEARTHPQKNLITRALGINQEIEVDLFMGEVRPNDIYILCTDGLTNMLTDDQILKEFIDNTDIYKACDSLIKLAKFNGGYDNITIVAVKEVVK; encoded by the coding sequence TTGTTAGCTGCGGCATTAACTGATACTGGAAATATTAGAAAAAATAATGAAGATTCATATTATATATCTGATAATAATGATTTACGCCTTGCCATAGTTGCAGATGGCATGGGAGGGCATAATGGCGGTGAAATTGCAAGCAAATATGCAATTGACTCGGTTCTTGAATATTTTAAGAAAAATTATATAAACTTAAATAAAAATGTTGATTCGATTAAGGAATTCATAGAAAATTCAATAAGGTATGCGAATGAAATGGTATTTAATAAAGCATTTTCTAATAATGATTTGATAGGGATGGGTACTACTCTGACTTTATTACTTTTAGAACAAGGATTTTATTTTATAGGACATATTGGTGATAGCAGGGCTTATCTAATCAGAGATAATCGTATAGTTCAGATAACAGAAGACCATTCATATGTGGAAGAACTTGTTAAAATAGGGAAAATAACACATGAAGAAGCAAGGACACACCCACAAAAAAATTTAATAACAAGGGCATTGGGAATTAATCAAGAAATAGAAGTTGATTTATTTATGGGTGAAGTACGTCCAAATGATATATATATTCTCTGTACAGATGGATTAACAAATATGTTGACAGATGACCAGATACTGAAGGAATTTATTGATAATACGGATATATACAAGGCATGTGATAGTTTAATAAAGCTTGCAAAATTTAATGGCGGGTATGATAATATAACAATAGTTGCTGTTAAGGAAGTGGTGAAATGA
- the rsmB gene encoding 16S rRNA (cytosine(967)-C(5))-methyltransferase RsmB — MNSREIAFNILYDIFDRKGYSNIVLNKHLKKVDISDIDKSLIKEIVFGTIERKYTIDYIISILAKNGLKKIENNVLIILEMSLYQLMYMDKIPEYAAINEGVSLSKKRMGLSASKFVNAILRNYLRQIKNINFPSKGTNLLTYLCINYSYPEWIVKRLLNNYDADTSEKILKSLNEKPELCCRLNTLKLKADTFKEILKQRGLIFKPGLYNNEAFYINLKNIENDELYKKGYLQVQDEAAMLVSKVLNPQPGDTIIDVCSAPGGKTTHIAQMMENIGTIYAFDVHMHKIDIINKNCKRLGIDIVKTFLYDSTKINKNFINLADKVLVDVPCTGIGIIRKKPDIKLKQYKPKDIELLNEIQLNILLSSSYYVKKNGFLVYSTCTIGKEENQLIIKKFLENNKNFRIIDINDFLPETLKNRENYFVQFIPYKHDIDGFFICKMQRLH; from the coding sequence ATGAATTCACGTGAAATTGCTTTTAATATTTTATATGATATTTTTGATAGAAAAGGATATTCTAATATAGTTCTTAATAAGCATTTAAAAAAAGTTGATATTTCAGATATTGATAAAAGCTTAATTAAGGAAATCGTTTTTGGAACAATTGAAAGGAAGTATACAATTGATTATATTATTTCAATTTTGGCGAAGAACGGACTTAAAAAAATAGAAAATAATGTATTAATAATTCTTGAAATGAGTTTATATCAATTAATGTATATGGATAAAATACCTGAATATGCAGCTATAAATGAAGGAGTATCATTATCTAAAAAAAGAATGGGGCTTAGTGCCTCGAAATTTGTTAATGCAATTTTAAGGAATTATTTGCGTCAAATTAAAAATATTAATTTTCCATCAAAAGGAACAAATTTATTAACATACCTATGCATAAATTATTCATATCCAGAATGGATAGTTAAAAGGTTATTAAATAACTATGATGCAGATACATCGGAAAAAATATTAAAATCATTAAATGAAAAACCTGAGTTATGCTGCAGATTAAATACATTAAAGCTTAAAGCAGATACTTTCAAAGAAATATTGAAGCAAAGAGGCTTAATATTTAAACCCGGTTTATATAACAATGAGGCATTTTATATTAATTTGAAAAATATTGAAAATGATGAGTTGTATAAGAAAGGTTATTTACAGGTACAGGATGAAGCTGCCATGCTCGTTTCAAAGGTCTTGAATCCTCAACCTGGTGATACAATTATAGATGTTTGTAGTGCCCCCGGTGGAAAAACAACTCATATTGCACAGATGATGGAAAACATAGGTACAATTTATGCATTTGATGTCCACATGCATAAAATTGATATAATAAATAAAAATTGTAAAAGACTTGGAATTGATATAGTCAAGACATTTTTATATGATTCTACAAAGATTAATAAAAATTTTATAAATTTAGCAGATAAAGTTCTTGTAGATGTACCTTGTACGGGTATTGGAATCATAAGGAAAAAACCTGATATAAAATTGAAACAGTATAAACCAAAAGACATAGAATTATTAAATGAGATACAATTAAATATACTTTTATCAAGTTCTTATTATGTCAAAAAGAATGGATTTTTAGTATATAGTACATGTACTATCGGCAAAGAAGAAAACCAGCTCATTATAAAAAAATTTCTTGAAAATAATAAAAACTTTAGAATAATTGATATAAACGATTTTTTACCAGAAACTTTAAAAAATCGGGAAAATTATTTTGTTCAGTTTATTCCATATAAACATGATATTGATGGATTTTTCATATGTAAAATGCAGAGGCTTCACTAA
- a CDS encoding zinc metallopeptidase: MFWDTTILLLIPAMIFAMYAQAKVQSTYGKYSHVKNNYGYKAYEVARKLLDGAGLYNVRIERIPGNLTDHYDPRSRVLRLSETVYDSESIAAIGVAAHETGHAIQHAEGYIPLSVRNSLVPVANLGSTLAWPLVIFGFIIGLTNLINIGIILFSAAVIFQVITLPVEFNASNRAIHLLQTNGLFTREEIVPAQQVLRAAALTYVAAALVSIMQLIRLLILRDRSE, from the coding sequence ATGTTCTGGGATACAACAATATTATTATTAATACCGGCTATGATATTTGCTATGTATGCACAGGCAAAAGTTCAAAGCACTTATGGAAAATATTCACATGTTAAAAATAATTATGGATATAAAGCATACGAAGTTGCAAGAAAGCTTTTGGATGGTGCTGGATTATATAATGTCAGGATTGAAAGGATTCCGGGAAATCTTACCGATCATTATGATCCTCGAAGCAGGGTATTGAGACTTTCAGAAACAGTATATGACAGTGAATCAATTGCTGCGATTGGTGTTGCCGCACATGAAACCGGGCATGCAATACAACATGCAGAGGGATATATACCGCTTAGTGTAAGAAATAGCCTTGTGCCGGTGGCAAATCTTGGCTCGACTCTTGCTTGGCCTTTAGTGATTTTTGGATTTATAATTGGACTGACTAATTTAATAAATATAGGAATAATATTATTTAGTGCTGCAGTGATTTTTCAAGTAATAACACTTCCTGTTGAGTTTAATGCCAGTAACAGGGCAATCCATTTATTGCAAACAAATGGATTGTTTACAAGGGAAGAAATTGTTCCTGCACAGCAGGTTTTAAGGGCAGCTGCATTGACATATGTTGCTGCTGCATTGGTATCGATTATGCAACTTATAAGATTACTTATATTAAGAGATAGGAGTGAATAA